The Leishmania donovani BPK282A1 complete genome, chromosome 10 genomic interval CCGAATCACCAACGTACCTAGaacggtgacggtgcgccTTGTGCAGGAAATGCGGACGGCCGACTCTCGGGctacctccctccctttcctgCGTACCTCCTGCTCTCCCCCCTAAGCCGGCAGGTGAGCGCGCCGGTCCCTGCGGATGCATTCGAATACGCGCAAGTCCATCATTACCACATTCCATTGATCCCCGACTTCGCTGCATACCTCTCACGTCGTAGGCAGTGTGCCAGACTGGAGTATTCCATCTCCGGCTGTGGTTGCTTGATGGTGCAGAGGTAGGCTAGGGGTcggtgcgcatgcgctgaGTTGCAATGGGCTGATTGCGGGAAAGCAGTTGTGCATGGGCATTCTCGTGCATGGCCAAGCGTCGCGTGGCCTCATGCTCCCGTGGCTCCAGACGGATTACGCCAGCTGCCAATGGCACCTAATGAGCACCGAAGACCGGGGGAAAGGAGAACGTCCTACTGCGCACATGGAGATTGTTAGTGTGGATGGCCCAATCACCATGCTgctgagggaggaggtgcaggtgTCGGAGGAGTGCATCCGTCGCCTGGAGGGTGGTCCATAGCACCTGCTGGGAGACGAAGCGGATGCTGACATGGGGCGAGTGGCAGCGGGTCTGGGAGGACATGGATGACGCCGTCTCTGAGGAGCTCCATCGCGGAACGACACACCCACGGAGGAATATCTGCGGGCACTCTTCCGCattcccctcctccgtgctCGACCTGTGGAATGCACGCaaggcgtcgctgcaggGCAGACATAGCGTGTACCGGCTCATTCTGCTAGTGGCATCGACTGCCGAGCGGACGGATGCagcgcaggcagcggcgcaagcaACCACGGCGCCTTCCGCTGCGAACGGCCCTCAGCTCCAATTCGTCGACGCCGTGCTCCCCGGCGCGACGGGgatgccagcgccgcccagcGATCCCTGGCCCGGAGAGCTTAACTTTCCAAATCGTTAAAATCAGCGCGTACACCGCAGACACATGCACGATGCAGACCGTCGTTGTCTTCCTCTCGACGATCTACGGCGCCGCATTCGACGGGCGCGACATGACGCCACCAGAGAACCACAACACTGCGCTGGCCTTGGCGAGGGCTTTCGACAGCCTCCTCAACTCCGGCGTGGCTCTCGCGCGTGCTCACCCTCTGCAGCGCAAGTTCCCGGGACGAGCGGACGATGGACCCCGTGGCCCTGATGTGTTTAaccgcgaggaggagcacgagacgggggggaggggcacggtaggaaggagagcacgcacccgcagagcagcagggTGCCGAGGTGCCTCGATCACGTGTACACCATCAGCAAAGTCGGGAGGCGGGGACGGCGGAAGCAGACAGAAGGGCCAAAGACGCCAAATGAAGCGAGCGCAACCTTGCACGCCCCCTCTCACGGCGGACACCACAGTgtacgccgccgcaccggaATGTAAGCGTCGCGCAGCTTCGTAGCCCCCGGTCGCTTCCCGAGCCGTTGGCAGACAGGCATGGTCTTCCGATGGACCCGCACACGTGTGGTCGGAACCTCCATGCTGTGCGGAAGCTGGACCAGTCGCACCACGGGCTGACGGTGCTGAAGACAGCCGAGAGCAACGGGTGCGTTGGTGCAACTCAACGCGACCCCTATCCGTGTtgggcgccgctggcggggAGGGCCTATCGGCTGGGAGCTGTGTCAGTGGGGTGAAGCGTTACGCCCAGAAGCGATGCAAGCGGTGGCAGCACGATTGGCTGGTGGCCCCCTGCAACGCCGCGCGACGTGCTAGGCATGTGCAAGTCGATGTGTGGGCAGGCCGTATGCAGATTGCAGGCACGTGTCGTGCCGTAAAGCAGGCAGCAGGGTCGGTGATTCAGGCGGCATGCCGGTTGAAGGTCACTGTCAACCGTGACGAAGCTGAGGTCGCcccacctcccctcctcctcaggcATGCGTTCGCAAGGGTTGTTcacgacagcgaggcgggcGATGTGCGTAATGGAGGAAAGCCTATCGGGGAGCGGCACAGGTGGGCTGCAGCgagcacgcggcggcgcagcaggccgcCGACGATGACCGGTGCGGTGTACGGCCTCTGCACCGACGCGACATTGGGCGGACGGGGAGCCGCGTGCATGAAGCGGGCGGCAGAGCAAGCCGGCTTCACGGGCATGCGATGGGGCCACGGCCCCGCCGAGCGTTtaggtgcggcagcgcaccgggCGGTGCCTTCGCGCTCTTTGTGTGGAACTGCAAGGGCCGCCTGATGCATCGGCCCACCTTCATGTGGGTAGCACGTCTGCCATCGCTGCTTTCTGAAAGGACTGCTCACACAGTCATGCAGTCAACGCGGAACTCCATGACTGCATGTCTCCCCTTCCATGCGTGGCCCATGGCCCGTTACACACAAGGCGGCGAAACGTCCACCGACAAGCCGAGCAGTGATCCCGTCTATTCAGTGCTAAGGGGCACGACTGGCGACACGGGGAGGTACGACAGGAAGCTGGAAGGGCGGGTGGCTCTGCACTCTCGTTCGTACGTAAGCACCGGCATATACGCGTACCGATGTCCTTGTAACAAAGAAGCGCGCTACTTCTGCTAGTGTGGCCCTCTCGTCGTAGctcactctctccctccctcccaactctctctccccctctcgaCGGCGAAGGAAAGGAAGTGTTTGTGTGCTGAAAGGTCGactctttcctttctcgcgcttcacccacccacgcacgtACCCCCTTCCCTACCCCTTGCACACTCTGTCCCGCCACAACTTTTCTCCTACCTTACGCCCGCTGCGTCACTCCCATAGGGCCTCCCTGTGCACCGGGCAACcaaaaaggagggaggcgtgtcacgcacagacagagacgtgccctcttccctctcccttccaccccccccctccctcccgccctcaCTCTTCTGGCGAACAGGACTCTTATATTTCGCGCGTCCGTGGTGCATCAGCGCCTTTTTCGTGTGCGTTATTCACTTTACTGTCGCGCGTGTTGGGTTTgtctctgccgccaccaccgccaccgtcaccgccaccgcagcggctctTCGATCCAAATCAGCGCGAGCACagagacggaggcggagacgAGCCGGGCGACAGACAAACGTCACGGCGACAAGGCACAAGAGAAGGAAACTCAGGCAACGAAACAAATCGCGCGTGCCGTCATTCGAAGGAACGGACGGAAGcccacgcacagacacacattTTTATGGTAGAGAACGACGCACCTGTCATTGATATTAACATAAGTATATACATAGTTATATAGTGCTCTGTGCTCGTTGTGTTGCGCTCGTCTGTGGTTGGTTTGATTTGGTTCGTAAggcatcttttttttttggtttgctctctctcttcggcTTGTTCGTGTTGCGGTTGttgctctttttctcttAGCGAGCTCATCCTCGCCattgctgtgtgtgtgtgtgtgtgcgtgtgcgtgtgcgtgtgcgtgtgcgcgccggcgtctgGATAGTCAACGCGCCGCAAGTTGCAGGCCTGGCCCTCGTCTcctcggtggtggtggtggtggtggtggtctaCCCATTGTATTGCCGTAtcctctttcttcttcgctgtGCGCGTCTGGACGCCGCTCcgtttcttttcgttgttttcctctccgtgtgtgagtgtatatacatatatacacacatatgcatacatacagcagcagcagccacccaTACCTGGTGCACTCATTTTTTTGGGGTTCGCTTGTGTTTTCTCATTTGCGTGTCTTCCACTTGGCAAGGCGGCGGTTGGGAAGGTGCCGAACCGGAGAAAGAGGCCCCATTTCTTTTTAGCTGGTTCAAAGAACCAAAGAGAGCAGCGTACGCGCTGCCAGCACCTTCGCGCGCTCTTCATTCGCCCTGTGTGTCGCCTGCCCCCCACCTACCCCCACCTACACCTACCCCTCTACCATCCCCTTCTGTCGTTTGAACTACTCGTGCATCTCGTTCTTCTTTCGTGAGGTTGTCGCACCTCTACCTGGCTAGCCAGctatccctctctccctcttgacGGTGACTaacaccgccgtcgctggcctTGCATCTTCTCTGTTTCTTCTtgtcctcccctcccctcccctccccctacccTTTGTTTGGATCACATCCACGAGCGCTCATATCACCGGCCCCACCGGCCCACCTGCCACAggcttccctccccctcccctctcccctctctcctccactGCCGCCATCACCCATCTTCTCACCTTCTTCTTTATTTGCTTTTCGGCAGCTCCTGTTACCCCGAAGTAACCAAACAGGCAGTCGTGTACGGGTACgcaagcacaagcacacacagagtaACCAAAATGCACAAGAGCAACCAGGAGCTGAGCGTGCCCAAGATTGTGGGGGACTTCAAGGTGTACAATGTGAGCGGCTCCCCATTCGAGGTTCCGTCCAAGTACACGCTGCTCAAGATCCTCGGCATGGGAGCCTACGGTatcgcgtgcagctgcttgGATGGCGACACTGGCGAGAAGGTGTCCATTAAGAAGTGTCGCGACGTGTTCCGCGATGTGGAGGATGGCAAACGAGTGCTGCGCGAGATCGATATGATGCGCTTCTTCCACCACGAAAACCTGCTCAATGTGGTGAACATTTTGCCTCCGCTGAAGCGCGAGTACCACAGCTTCGAAGACGTGTACGTCGTCACCCCGCTCATGGACGTAGACATGAATGTCGTACTGCGCTCTCGTCAGGTGCTCGAGGAGTCGCACATGCAGTACTTTGTCTACCAGATTCTGCGTGGCCTCAAGTACCTGCACAGCGCGAACGTCGCCCACCGCGACTTGAAGCCAGCCAACCTCGTCACAAACATCTCTTGTGAGCTCAAGATTATAGACTTCGGGCTGAGCCGCAGCGTCGATGTGCCGTACTCGGAGCTCACGGATTACGTCATCACGCGCTGGTACCGGCCACCGGAGCTGCTTCTGGAGAACACGAACTATTCCACCGCAGTGGACATATGGTCTGTCGGGTGCATTTTTGCAGAGATGTACAACCGCAAGCCCGTTTTCCCAGGTCGCAATACGATGGACCAGCTGCGCAtgatcgcgcagcacatTGGCAAGCCGCCAGCCAGCATCGTCGAGCACCGcgaggcgctggagaagctgaATGAACTGCCGGACGGGTCACTCAACATTCCCAAACTCGTCCCCGGGCTGGCCGGCAACACGGAGGGCATAGACTTTCTCTCCAAGATGTGGACGCTAGACCCGAGCAAGCGTCCGACCGCGGCTGACATGCTCGCGCACCCATACCTGGCCCACCTGCACGACGAGGAAGATGAGCCGACCTGCCCCTGCCCCTTCCTGTGGGCACATGAGAGCACCCCGATGGGCGTCTCGGAGCTTCGTCGCGCCTTCTGGGCTGACATTGTTGACTACAATCCGTCTCTGGAGCAGGCCACGCCGCCGGTGACGACGgctggtggcagcagctcaaagaacggcagcggccaccatCACTAGCGCACATCTTCTCTTTTCCAACCGCCGTCGTGATTTGTTTCGGCTGTGTGTACCATCCCGCTCAAGCAGGCGGCACACAGCCATGAACGAGAAGAGACGTGTTGAGAGAAGAAAGTAGCGAATAGCGGAAGCGAGGGTGCATGGGTGGACAGGGTGAGACAAGAAGCTGCTCCAcagcgggaggagagagcatgacgggtgcgcagcggcgtcaaATCTTATTTTCCGTCTTTCACGCGTTTCAGCGCGTGAGTGTGCGAGTACCTTTGAGGTAGAGTGCGTTCCGCACACcagcatgcgcgcatgcacctTCACGCACTAACAGGCGCTTAGTAGCGACGCCTACAACGGAGCCGCTCAGGCGTACGGAAATATTGAGATGGAGTGCGCGTGGATAGCGTtactctctcgctctccccctctgctGCCTACTCCCCCGCCTTCCTCGACcacgcccccaccccacccttCGATTTGCCTTTCTCTTTTATACCTTATCCGATGCGGtcgttcttcttttctcGGTTTGAGAGTGTGTGCATATCTGGTGGCAGGCACGAAGAACACATTATCGTCCTTCCACACACCCGTCCACATcgacgcatacacacgcgcacgcacgcgtatACCactgtgagtgtgtgtgggggtgggggtggggaggatATCTGTGCAAAtgtcctccccctctcctcctctccgtctgtCTTTTTCTCTatctgtatgtgtgtgtgtctgtgtgtctaCGTTTCTTATTGCTACTGCTCAGCCTTGTGTGAgcgtgtggtggtgcggttccgccctccccctatTCCAGCCACTCCCTGGTAGGACGGCGTCCCTCTTCTTGTTTCTTTGGTTTATGTGTTCGTCTCCTGGTCACGCACTCACGCGCACATCATTTTTGTTTTTCCATCGACTTCCCTAGTTTGCTGGCTCGCCTAAACGCGTCCGTTGGcctgctgtcgtcgccgtcgtcagcaACCGCTTTAAACCGGCCCGCGGGAAGCAGATGCGGGGATGACGGGCGATGGACCGCGCCGGCGGTACTCTCCGTATCTGATGTTTTTCCTTCGTTTCTGGGACAGcgcttgcgtgcgcttgtgtggATAATGTAAGCGTGTGTCTCCCTCAccttttttgtgtttttgttgtttAGATTGGTTTGTGCGGCATGTTGCTGGCTCTCTtttcgcctccccctccttcctcccttcctcctttctttccccacccccacacgtgtcctctcttccccctttttttcgcttcGTGTTGCCTTCACATTTGGTTGCTCTTGTTCTTCATGTACATAGCCGcgctctccttttcctcatcctcctccctctctccctcgctttttttttgcaacGGGGcgcctcttctttcttctttcttgTATGGCCTtcagtggtggtggagggaaggaggagggtaGAGGTAGAGGGGAGTGCCAGTCATCACCACCCTTTTCCTTATCTCCGTTCTCGCTTGGGCCTCTCTGTCGTTCCTGCGTTGGGAAGGCAGAGAGTatatgccccccccctccccaggtgtttgtgtgtgtgtgtgtgtgtgtggtgtctgtctgtctgtctgtgcctgtCCGTCGGTCTCTCGTGCATATGTCTGCTGTTTTTCGTGCTTGTCTCATCGTCTTCTGAAAGCTTGCGACAGGAATGGAACAGGGAGTGCGGATCGCAAAACGATGTGGTGAGGAAGAGTGAGTGTGAACGCTCTCTCCGCCATGCAAATGACATGCTTCACCAGGCACTTCTCTTCACCCCGATTGTGTTCTTCGTCTCGCTTCAGGACTCGAGGAGCTGAGTTGTTGCAAGTATTTCGTTTTTTCTCTACCCACCCCCTTGGGTGACAGAAAGGGGGGATACGTAAGTCTACCTATTCGTGCGCAGTACTACCCCAATGATGACTGCCCAAGAGCAGGATTTTTCTCTGACAGCTGTGCCGGTGTCAGGGGAGGCATCGAGAGTGCGAGTGGAGGGATACCAAATCAGTGTACTCTTCCACAGAAATAGGGAACTCGCCAGTCAAGAAGCGTTGGGAACGTGGATTGGAACGCGTCAAACTTTATGTTTTGATATCATTCTCCCCGCTCATTTTGTCTCTCGACGCCAGGCTGatgtgagtgtgtgtatgtgtgtgcgtgtgataCATACGCGTCGTGCCATCGCACGCAAGCCTCATTCTcccgttgctgttgttttctGTCTCTCACCCTCCGCCGCCCGtgcgcggcgacgacgttatatgcgcacgcatacatatatatatatatatatatatatgaatATCAAAAGGAATTTtgcagaaaagggggaggccCGTCGAAGAGTAACGTCGGCAGATATGCGCAGGCATGCATGCCATACATacatcaccatcaccacccctccctcccctcgtcctctcctttccttcaCTCTAGCCGACCCACCACGACGCCCTAGAAATCAACCGTGAGGTAGGCGATCGAGTCGCAGAGTAGCGTAAGCGGAATCAGTATCAACATATTAGGGACATGCTAGCACGAGACACAGACGTGCACATAAGCGAATATGTTAGCGAGAAGTCTCAcgggaaaaagggggaggatgAGGGGCATCCCAAGCCGTCTACTGCCTTCGACCgcgactgcagctgcacatTATGAAGCCAATGGTAGAGCGAAAAGAGGGGGCGGATGGGGCATGGAGGTACGACACCTTCACCAGCACGTGCACACTCGCATTGCAAGCAGTTGCAGCGCATGTGTCTTGAGCCTGTGAATGCAGCGCATCCCTGTCGTGTTGAACTCTCGCCTTTTTatttctttcctttttcctctATTGTGCGTGCACCCCTTGAtggcgaggggggggggggcgcccCCACGCGCCGCCATGCACGGTATCCCCCAGGGTCCAGTGGGCCCCACTCTGTTTGGGGtggaagccaagcagccccctccccctctcctccttcatcccctgccaatgccgagccgcctctgctggcgACGTGGTCACGTGCCTACGGCGTGGGGAGGTCGAAGCGATGCACCGCTACCGCTGTGTCGGCGCACATGTCCCGGacatggtggcggcgcggcggcctgcgacagcgagcacacCTCTACGCCGTCCCTCTGACAGGCGCAATTCGAACGCATCCCATCCGGCCAtcactgcctgctggcggtgAGGCGGGCCTGCGACGCGTGGAGGTCGGGTAGAGcctgaggcaggggccgtgctcaggtagctgggtcggcgcactgctgtagcgcgtgtgtgtctaccGATACCCCGCGCCACGCGATGAGGTCTGTGGCAGGGCTGGTCGGGAGGGGGCCGGTTCAGCGTGGCGGTCTGACCCCATGCTGTGCACCGCAGAGAATGGGCACGCGCGTTGGAAGAAAAAGTCTGTACATGCGGAAGAAGAGAGTGTGGCACTTCAGCATAAATACACAAGTATAGATGCGTCGAAGGACATCCCGCAGCTCCTGCCTTGGCACCACTCTggcgccctcttcttcctctctgtgATGCGCCATCATGCCTCGTCCTGCTGCGGTGTACAGGGTGAAGGTCACCGGAAATGATAGCCCTCGTTAGGCGGGTGGTGGGGCGAGCGGGGCTGCGTACATGCATGGGTGCTTGTGTGTACCTTTCACTGTGAAACTGCGTATGGCGGGCTACGCTGTACAAGAATGCCGCATCCGTTCCTTCACGCCTTCTAGCACGCtgtctccttctccccttccgtttacttttttttctatCTCTCTCGGCGTTgtgtcgcacacacacgtacgcgtctctcacacactcacacaccaACAGGCATGATCTCTCCCACTGCGCTGGGTCACTTGTCGTCCCCCCTTCTTTCATATTCCTTTTCcatcccctctctctcccttcatCTAAATCCCATCCCACCCCTCGTCCCCACGAAACCAACAGAGAAGACCTTGCTCGTAAAAAGCGCTCGGCGGCCACAAGCACGCCAGCACGCATGAAGCCTCGTTGGGGATTTTGTACGTGAACGCAGAGCATAACATCGTTTATACACAGAGTCCTGCGGGTCAGAAACAGCACAGCGAGGCAGTACGGTGGGCGACTCTTGGGACGTGGTTGAAAATCCGCCTTTTGTATAgcttgttttgtttttgttcgctgtcgtcgtcgcgtcTTCcactgcgcgtgcgtgggtggagggcggtgtgtgtgtgtgtgtgtgtgtgcgccctCGGCTCATCATTGGCATTAGCCTCCTCTATCCGCACACCCATATTCCTTTCATCGCCCACGCCAAACCCTACACGCACGCTTTCCTATTTCTTTGATTGGTATTCGTTTTCTCGGCGTGCTCGGTACCTCGAGGCATTTCGAGTACTTCCATACACGCCACCCTCCTGCATGTCAGCGGCAAAGGGCAGGCGAGGGGGGGCAGATATCCACGCAGAACCCACGACGCCGGCTTTCAccgctcccctcccacctTGATCATCTTCTTTCCCTTGTCATTGCCTGCCTGTGCAAGTCTGAGCGGTTGCTGCGTGCCCGCACAAGGAGACGAGGATAGGAAGGTGGAGCCGACGCCGGTGTGGATGTGAGGCTAACGAAAGAAGGAACAAGAAGATCCGCACCTCCGTACGCACAAGCATCCATCCGCTatcgctgtgcgtgtgtgagaaACCCCAGCACGTCGAAGTGGTGGCGGCAACACCAACGACAACCGAAGCCCCGCCACAATTCTCACGCGCATCGCCGAACTGAGGCGAGCAGATACCCATTGCAGGACAAGgacgggggtggggggcagGCTTGAAACTATAATGGCGCTGGCATTCGATGGCCGTCGTGCCAGATGGCGACGAAACGGTCGATTActgtcgctgctcctcgcaTGCCTATGCGCTGCACTTGCGGTAGTGGCACCGGCGTGTGTAGCCATAACTTTCTCCATGGCCAacgtgcagcagccgtcaGTATACCAAACGATTCAGATCACCTTGGAGTCGAACCCCTTAGCGCAGGACCCGAGCATCACCACCAGCGAcctcgttttctttgttcCATCGGACGATATCAAAAAATGCGTGTACAGCAGCACCCCGACAGAGAGCACCCCCGGCTACCACGCCGTCAAggccaccggcagcggcggctttACTGGCCAGCTCATCCTCGCTGTGACTTCGACGGAGTTCACCACAGGGACGACGTACTACCCGTGCTACCTCTCGAGGTCAGAAAAGTCAGCGACGATTGTGCGGCGCGGCTATGTGTCCCCAGGCTCGGATGACACGCTGGCGGTGTTGCCCCCCATCTACACAAGCTTTAGCATGAGCCCCACGAGCGCCAACGGTGGCGAAGGACCTGTGAGCCTTACCATCGTGCAGGCAGAGCACAGCGATCGCCCGATCAACCAGGGCCTGTCGGGAGGCCACACCATCCTGCTTGTGCCATGCGGGAGCATCTCCgtgagcggcagcactgTGGAGAGCAACTGCGACGATCTGAACACGCTGGTGACGCCGTGCGCCACGGTAGGTGCGGCCAGCGAAACCCCGaccggcgtcgtcgccctcTCCGGCTTGCAAGGCCAGTCCACCGGGAAGGTGTCCGGCAACTTCACAGTGCCCTACAAACCCAACACGAGCGGCTACTACATGTGCGTCCCGTACTGCTATAGTGCCTctgccggctgcggcgagtCAACGACGGCCATGTCCTTCACAGTCGTGGCATCCGCTTCAGCTGAAAGCAGCAGCTACGTACTCACCTTCGGCGGCGCTAATCCGGGCGTGTACAGCAGGACGCCGGTGCTTCCGCAGGCGCGTGAGAACGGTCTCATGTActtcaccggcgccggtcTGAGCGCGAGTGACGCCGTCAAAGTTATTCGCGCCCACGACATGTGCACTtccaccacggcagcgctgctcccCAACCTCGAGGTCggggcgctgcagctgacggCGGAAACCGACGGCATGACCACGGCGCAGGTTCTGTTTGTAGCGCCGGACCTTGTGGCGACGCAGGTGGTGGGACGCGTCTGCTACcagcgcgccgccagcggtCTGTGGTCTACCGCATACCTCTCCGCCTTGAATGCGGAGGCGGATTTTACCATCGACATTCTGCAGCCAACCGAATTCGAACTCACGAGCTCGAGCACGAGCCCCGCCGTCGGCGAGACTCTGACTCTGGCCTTTCGAGGAGACGGTCTCGACGGGTCCGTAGACAAGGCTTAcctctcctccagcagcgacggcaaccCGTGCAACCGAGACGCAAGTGGAAGCtcatcgagcagcagcagcagcagtggctcAGAGACGTACAAGCGTAACATGTACTTTACGTGCAAGATGAGCGGAAGCAGCACCACGACCTCCACGTGTACTGTCATGGTCGATCCCGAGGACACGAATGCGGCCATGACTCTGAGTGTGTGCTACCTGAAGGGTGGCAGCAGTGGGCAGACGAACTTCGCGCAGGTCCACGGCACTGTGGCACTCCAGGCACGAAACCCGACCTATGCCGTCACTCCATACCCCATGTTTGCCGGCCAATCGGTGAAGTTGGCCTTCACGGGCGTGAGCCTGCATGCGGATGACGAGGTGCGGCTGATCGCGCCGAGCGGGACGTGCGATGACAGCAGCTCCATCttggccaccgccac includes:
- a CDS encoding mitogen-activated protein kinase 3, putative; translated protein: MHKSNQELSVPKIVGDFKVYNVSGSPFEVPSKYTLLKILGMGAYGIACSCLDGDTGEKVSIKKCRDVFRDVEDGKRVLREIDMMRFFHHENLLNVVNILPPLKREYHSFEDVYVVTPLMDVDMNVVLRSRQVLEESHMQYFVYQILRGLKYLHSANVAHRDLKPANLVTNISCELKIIDFGLSRSVDVPYSELTDYVITRWYRPPELLLENTNYSTAVDIWSVGCIFAEMYNRKPVFPGRNTMDQLRMIAQHIGKPPASIVEHREALEKLNELPDGSLNIPKLVPGLAGNTEGIDFLSKMWTLDPSKRPTAADMLAHPYLAHLHDEEDEPTCPCPFLWAHESTPMGVSELRRAFWADIVDYNPSLEQATPPVTTAGGSSSKNGSGHHH